A stretch of DNA from Juglans microcarpa x Juglans regia isolate MS1-56 chromosome 5D, Jm3101_v1.0, whole genome shotgun sequence:
GCATCGATGTCCCACCCCATTCATTGTAACATGACACCGGCAAAAACGACAAGCGGGCACTCTACATTCTACAACCTggtgtatgaaaatttgattaaGACATGCTACTGCTATTAGGTATGGAGTATgttccaatgttttgaatattgtatTGGTAACCGTTTCgtttgaaatattaaaataaaatattttgatattaatatcgttttataataatttatatatgaataaattatatatataaatatatatataaattatattttaaaataataatttatatatgaataaattatatacaaataaacgtatataaattataaatagtatagtctgaattgaggggtCTAAAAATGAGCATGCAttttgaaaaactgaaaaaaaaaaaagtaaaggcctAAATATGTATATCGCCCGGCCGAAATTTTGACTGGTATgaaataatatacatgtctGTACTGGCTACCTAGCCAATACGACATATTTTGACCGTACCAGCTGGTACGAAATGGATTTCAAAACACTGGTATGGACATCATACTCTCGAACTAGTATTTATGTTTTGCTATCTTtctatcaaattatcaattacCTTAACACAGTTACTCtttattagaaattataatattttgaagggTAATAATATGTACAGCTGTAGAGTGCGTAAATGTTgtacaatcgttttgaaaaagagtgagattcactatttaaaaatttatttgtttcatgagGATCTCATATTTagtcacttttttcaaagaaattttgTTGTTCTTATACACTtcatgactataaatatcatttctctatttaaaaacaaagtaaatacaaaattgtactatttttatttggttttaattttaacgggatttttttctttataaacattatAGGTTTATATTGTCTTTCCGGTTTTCTTTAAGCATAACTTTGACTTTTTAAAAAACAAGTGGAGTGCGTTGAAGTGATTGCCACAATTGATAACTTAGGTGGTGatagtaaaaataagaaaataaattgtgtAGCATAGAGGATTCAAGTATCAGACTCTTTAAAAAAGTGggatcatataaaaaaatgtattttttttttatggtcaattccactttttataaatttatatctaaCGTTACTTAAATGATGAACGAGAACATCTTTTAACACAAGAAATATAATTGCATACTTTGGCAGCCTATGccatagaaaacaaaaatcattcacaaaaaaaaaaaaaaaaaaaaaaaaatcaaaacgtaAAAACTCTAAGAGCACTGCATCCAGATGCCTAAACCTTCATTTATGCTCCATCCACCTCCTCATTTTAGGATTTGGGTTGGGCGATGCTACAGTGGCTCCTCATATATCAAGAGCCACTGTAAATCCTCAATTCTTCATTTCGGTTCTTCATCCCACgcaacttcttttttcttcgtGTCCTACTTGCCACTGACCGTCGTTCGCGTCCCCATCTGGCAACCCCTCCAGTTGTTGTCTCCGATAAGGCTCTACAACTTTGACACGCACACACATACACTTTCACTCTCTCTCATAACATAATCCTCTGTGCCAATTCCTTTTCAGGTGTTCACCTATATTGCTTCATTGTTTTTAGATTCCTTGTGATTTACAGCCATTTGTGTTCACTCGTATTACTTTGTGATTTACTCCAAAGGGTATTTGTGATTTACTCGAATGAGTATTTCTGATTTACAGATTGTCTTGCCTTGTGATTTACTCGAATTTTgttgtgaatattttttgtgatttacatTTGGGTCTTTGATTATGGAGGTGTATCTATGAATTTTGAACCTCTCTATTTTGCAAAATTGAAGCTTTGATTTATAGTTCACTCGGATTGTTGGTCTCTGATTCGATCTGTTTAGGGATTTACATTTGGGTTTGTGATTTTGTTACTATAGATGTGATTTTGCAAGCCatgatttatattttcttacatTTGGGTCTCTAATTACATGTTACAATTGCTCTCATACATGAGCTTATTATTTCTGCTGCATTGGACAATGTACATGTTTTCATTTGAGTCTCTGATTCGATTATTCCTtgtaatttattatgttttggtCTCTAATTTACATGTTACTATAACTGTGAATTTGGAACTTCTCATTTCTCCAATATTAGGATTTATACATGTTTCTATTTAGGTAGATGATTCGATCATTCCATATTATTTACATCTAGGTCTTTGATTTACATATTACTATAGCTGTGAATTTTGCCAAAATCTTTTCTACAACATGAGCTATGATTTACTATAGATGTGAATGCTCTAACAAACTATACATctaatttcttaataaatacGAGGTTTTGATTTATCTGAGTAGCCCATTTTCTAGTCTAAGGAAGCACCTGCAGCACTATGTGAAGGATTGTACTTTGAAAGGCCAGAAGCCCAGACTGCGAAGAAATGGAAGAAGTAAAGTCCAAGCccaaatatctctctctctctctctctctccaaatctAAGGAGTGTAAACAGAGCCAGCctccaaataatttcaaagaaGTGGAGGCAGCGCATTCTCACTTCTTTGCCATTGTTGCTTCAATGCTTATGCACCTCAGAAGAATAAACCCACTTGGATTCAGGCCTTCAATTTGCTATTCTCTCAAGCTATTCTCAACTCTGTTACCGAATCCTTCAGCGGTCCCCGAAACACTACCTTCAACCCCGGACCCTACTGAACCCCTTACTAAACCCCAGCTAGAACTCCTGGTGCTCAGACAATACTCCCACGGCAAGTTCTTCAACCTCGTCCAGAACGTCGTCGCTTTGCCCGCTGTCCTCCTCACCGCCTGCCAAAACCTCACCACCCCACGACCCAACAATGCCCTCAACCCTCCCGACTCATCGTCCCTTCTTCACTCCGTCTCCAAGCGGTTCGATATCGCAGATATGGGCCGCGAGCTCTGCGAGAATAGGTTCGATGTTAAAGCTTGCTGTGTCACAATGCTGCCCTCGAGAAAGGAAGGTGAGTCTTTCGTTTTGCCCAATTTGAAACTGAAGGTTTTGATTGAAGCTATTAGGATGGTGTTGGAAATTGTTTATGATGAGCGGTTCGTGACGTTTTCTTACGGTGGGCGTGTTGGTATGGGGCGCCATACGGCCTTTAGGTACCTTAAAAAATCAGTTGAGAATCCTAGTTGGTGGTTTAATGTTTCATTTGATCGTGAAATGTTTGAAAATCGGCATGTAAATAGGTTATGCTTGTTTAtcgaagagaaaataaatgataggattttgattaatattataaataccTTATTTGAATGTGAGGTGGTGGGAATTGAATTGGGTGGTTGTTATTTGGGAAGGGGGTTTCCTCAAGAATCCGGGTTGAGTTccattttcattaatatttactttAATGGGTTTGATAAGGAAATTCAAGATAAGCGTCTTCGGAAAAATCAGGAGAATCTCAAATTTGATCCGAATGAACTGGTTTCAACAACCGGTGTGTTTTATAAGCCAGTGAAGATATATGTGGTCAGGTATTTGGATGAGGTATTAGTGATAACTTCGGGGTCAAAGGTGTTGACTATGGATTTGAAGAATTGGGTTGTGAATTATTTAGAAGGGAGATTGGAGTTCAAGGTGGACAGGATGAAAACAGCTATTCATAGTGCAGTATCCgagaatattaattttctcGGCATGGAACTACAGGCGGTTACACCTTCAGTTTTGCATCCTCCTATGACAGAAAAAGCAATCAGGGCACGGAAGAAGTACCTCAGACAGAAGGAAGTTAGAACTTTAGAATTGAAAAATGCTAGAGAGAGGAATAGGAAGAAGTTGGGGTTGAAAATATTTCAGCATGTTTTTAAGAAATTGAAGCAATGTGATGGGTTTAAGTTTGAATtccaaattgaaaatgaagttcaAAAAATCTTCAGAAGTTGGGCTGATGAAGTAGTCCAAGATTTCTTGGGGTCCTTGGAAGAGCGTTGGGAATGGCACCGGAAGCTGACAGCAGGTGATTTTCTCACTTTAAGGCACATTAGAGATCAATTGCCCCAAGAGCTGGTTGATGCCTATGATAAGTTCCAAGAGCAAATATACAAGCATTTGAGTCCGGCCAAAGCTAGAAAGGAAttagagaaagaagaaaggagggtggaggaggaagaggaactAAAATATGCTAACAGAACGGTTGAGGATTTGACGAGGCTGTGTATGAAAGTTGATGCACCTATAGAACTTGTTAGGAAGGCTGTTAAGATGGCCGGGTTTACAAACAGCATGGGTCGCCCGAGGCCGATCAAGTTACTCATTGCTCTTGAGGATACTGATATTATCAAGTGGTATGCAGGTGTAGGGAGGAGGTGGTTGGATTTCTTCTGCTGCTGTCACAACTTCAAGATGGTCAAAACTGTTGTAACGTATCACTTGAGGTTCTCTTGCATATTGACGTTAGCTGAGAAGCATGAATCAACCAAACGTGAAGCCATGAAGCATTACACTAAAGACTTAAAAGTCTCTGACTTGGATGGAAACGAAGAAGTGTACTTCCCTACAGAAAGGGAGGTTAAAATGATGGGAGATAAAAATCTTTCGGATCCGAAGCCCGTTGATGGGACTTTATCTTTGGCTTTGATCAGATTGGCTTCTGATGAGCCTTCATGTTCCTGCATTGCTCATTTCTGTGACCAAATGACTACTGTTTTTTATCGGGTACGGTTACTTCAAAACTGTCTGAACGTGAACCCATCAGATCAAGAGAAGTGGATCCCTGGGATGGGTGCGATTCATGAAAGTCTCAATCGGAAGTGCCTCCCTCTCTGTTCTGATCACGTAAGTGATTTGTATATGGGGAAAATCACCCTTCAAGACATTGACTGCACTTCATTTGTGGATGAGGATTGAATTTTTCTCATTCTGCTACTTTGTTTAATACGAATGAATTGGTTCTGGAGGATTCTAAAATTTGAAGTCCTGTTCAAGAAATTCTGATGGATATCTTCTCAAATGAAGTCAGGTAGGCGTGTGTGAATTGTTTTGCTTTTCTTGATTTCCTTTGTTAGTAATATAACTACCACTTCTATTCCACAAAAAAGTACAATTACTACTTTTTTGGTGATGAATCCACATGCATATTTCAGAATAAGAATgcatagagaaaaagaaaagaatgcaTAGAGAACATTTTCAAGTAGTCATTATCGAGAATTTCTTCATTTCTGTGTGTGTgcatgtaatattatttttatcaaaatgtaTTACGGGCCATTGTAGGGTGCAATGTTCATAACACAGGATACGAAGCAGAAGTGCGTTGGTTTGAGTCTTGATGGCTATgccatttaaaaaagaatacagTAGAAAACGATTGTGCTTTTAgagaatatttaatatatgtCCGGCTCTTGTGAAAAATTCAGTGTCTGGTTTTTGGTTGTAGGAGTGTCTGCTGTTCACTGCATGAAAGTGTTCTGTATGGGTTGGCTTCGACAGAAGATGCCATTTTTGAATCAGTcgtgtgttatattttatttgaacctGGCAAAAATACTTCAGAAGGGAAGACAACGAACGTATTGGCAATAATTACTTTGATTAAAAACTGAGTTTAGATTGTGTTGAAAAAATGAGTTGATTTTTACAGTCGTGACTAATAAAGGGTTCGAGAAGTGATTTTAATGTGTTAGAAGGGGGCTATTTTTGGATTTTCACTTGTCTGCTGCCTAATCTATATGATGAAGTAGCCAACTATCTGAACAGAAAAGAATGTTGGTTATTGATGATGTGCAAGATGAAGAGATCATCAAAGTGATTAAAAAgtttttagttttgaaattttgggTACTTCCAACATTATTGAGACGATAAGCCTCTAAAATGGATGATATTTGATTATAAGATAAAGTGAGCtacaagaaaataaactaaataatcaataaaaaaataaaattaattcctGAACTAACAACATATAATAGAATTAATATTTGAAGCCtcaaatatgatataatatttgacTTACTTTTATGGTGCGGAAATAACGGCAGCTACGTTACGTCCCACATTGGAAATATAGGCAGCAAAACAATGCTTTATATACCATGGCTAATACATTAACGGGCACGACCTTACTTGAACAGGATCTGTTCTATAGGCTCGTACTACTGTATCCTTGAGTTCTAAGGAGACAGGATCCCAAGTCTGGTTGATGAATTATGGCCGCGTGATCAGAGCGTGATTAACAGCATCGTGGCCCTCGGACCACTGATGCAGTAGAGGATCGTCCTCAGCCATCTTCAGTGTGGCTGCGATGGTCATGCGGCTGTCTGACAGACTTCCAAAACTTTTTAACTGCCCCTCCCCCATCATTTTCCCCTCTTCTTCTTAACGCCCCACCCGATGAAGCTAATTCAAAGCTCCGGCTTTTGTACACCCAGTTATTCACACAGGATTTGAGCCTATCGTTCCATTTCCAGTCcctttttttgttatataaaacaaataagagTGTGTTTCGCCGATGATATTTTTTCACTTCAGAGAAACGCCATTTACGGAGAGATGGTGCATTGCGTTTCGACGACATTGGGTTTTGAATTTTCGTGCATATTTTTGTAATGCAATGATCGAGGTTTATGTGAAGTGCCGTGATTAACAGCATCGTGGCCCTCGGACCACTGATGCAGTAGAGGATCGTTCTCAGCCATCTTCAGTGTGGCTACGATGGTCATGCGGCTGTCTGACAGACTTCCAAAACTTTTTAACTGCCCCTCCCCATCATTTTCCCCTCTTCTTCTTAACGCCCCACCCGATGAAAGCTAATTCAAAGCTCCGGCTTTTGTACACCCAGTTATTCACACAGGATTTGAGCCTATCGTTCCATTTCCAGTCcctttttttgttatataaaacaaataagagTGTGTTTCGCCGATGATATTTTTTCACTTCAGAGAAACGCCATTTACGGAGAGATGGTGCATTGCGTTTCGACGACATTGGGTTTTGAATTTTCGTGCATATTTTTGTAATGCAATGATCGAGGTTTATGTGAAGTGCTGTTGCGTAGGTTATGCTCGATAATTGTTTGATGAGTTGTCTCATAGATATTTGGTTTCTTGGACATCGATGAAAATGATCTCGGCGATGGTGAAGGAAACAGTAGTGGTGCTTTTGATTCGCTCCACGAAATGAGGACCCAATTCAGTGACTTCGACGGTAATGTTGCAGGCGTGTTGCCGGTCGGTGAAAGTTTGACCCCGGGGAGGCAACTTTCATGAGTTCATGGTAATGCAAACAATATATACGTCCACCATTAAAGGACACGCTCTGATCACATGTATGGTTCTTCCACCAAACATAGGTTCCTTTCTAACTACAActtaaagaacaaaagaaaaacagaaccGCTTAACACCTGTCGGGCTGGTTTTTCTACAAAAACAGCCATCTATTTATCTTAAGCCACGTAAGAAAAAATACTCTAAAAGAAATACACCCCACCACAAATAATCTATTCGTATGTGCTACCCTTCTCTTCCTCATTTGCACCGTCCGCTGCCTTCTCTTCCTCGCTGCTCTCAATCTGAAGCCGACGTGTCAAGAAATCACGGGGCTCAAATCAACTTGGAGAAATCGCGAAGAAGAGATTTGCAAGGGTTCTGATTTCTGCAGCTTGGAGAAATCGCGAAGAGAGATGCACAATTCTGGTGTAGTGCTGGTCCAAGATAAGTGTGGTGGAACTCTTAGGTGTTGGTATGTGATTGACAGATTGTTATTTGACTAAAACCAATCCGACCGGTCCTAAGAAATTCTCAAAGAAAAAAGGTCTATTGGAACCGCACAACTATAAACGTGGCATTTCAAATATCTATTAGCTCATGAAATGATACAAAGATGTTGAGTGAAAGACCCTTTTGGATACATAACAAGCCAGAGAGGTCTCAGCAGAGGATAAGCCTTTAATTTGAGGCCATGCAAATACCTTCGTCCTTGTgctaatttacttattttttggcCCACACTTtgggtagattttttttttaattcttaaaaataacaaattaaaatctgaaaagACGGATTTGGAATGATATAAAAAGTTGTAAGCTTAATGCTGAATAGTTACTTTAAATTCTTGTTTTGTTTCTCAATGAATTGTATCATATTAACTTGTTTTATTTCGAAATTAATATAGAGTCACATAAGAATCGAGCCGAAGTTACTGAACCCAGGCAAAGGAAATAGATGGATTGGGTCCTGAAGTTGCATCCTTTGGGTTGATGAATTTGAAGCATAGAGGTACTTTTTACCGTTCGAAACTGAactagtaaaatatataaataaatgagacCTGTATTTGTCACCTCCACCAATCGTGGTCACTAGTCATTGTTGTTCTTCAGCGAAGGATTTTTCTCGTATTTGTAAATGGTATGGTCCAACCGAATCCTCCTGAAATACCAGAAACCCAGTTGAGATAGAAAGCTAATTAACAGAGAGGAAAAGGAATAAAGAAGGAAGAGAGGCTGAAAATGGGTGGGCATGCGCTGGTTTCACCGTTTAATTCGAGATCAGGGCGGATGATAATGGTGGCTCTGCTAGTAATGGTGGGCACCTTCTACGCTGGCACCCTCTTCGGTAACAATGCCCCCATTTACGTCTCCCAGCTCCCGGTCAAGTCTTTTTCATCATCCACTGGtaacctctctctttctctctctcgctgcAAAACTATTTTGGGTCTCccaactttttttgtttttctttgttggaTACATGTTATGGTGAATTCAATGGGGAATACATTTAACAAGAATTTGTAGCTACCTGCCTGGTTGAAATTTGGGTCAGTAACACATATCCCCCTAAAAACTGTGTTTTGAAGCTGAACTATTTTACGATCATATATTGCAATATTCCAAATTTTTAGTGCTAGCTAGTGAATGCATGTTGGAAGTTTGATATTTGAtgtatattctttatttttgccTTTTAATTGGCGTTAGTAGATGATTCTGGTGTTTCTGAGCCTTAtgacttcatatttttgtgattgaaattttttgcATTTTGCACGTGCAGATAATTCTGAATTTCCAAACAAAGTTGCTATTACTTACAGAAAAACACCGCTTTTGATCCCTGAAACTGGGATGAATGTGTGCCCATTGACATTCAATGAGCATATCCCCTGCCATGATGTTTCTTATGTAAAGAATTTTGTCGTTAGCTTGGATGTTTCTAGAAAGGAACGACTAGAGAGGCACTGTCCTCCACCCAAGAAGCGGTTATTTTGCTTGATTCCACCAccaaataattataagataCCAATAAAATGGCCAACCAGCAGGAATTATGTCTGGCGAAGCAATGCGAATCATACAATTCTTGCTAAAGTCAAAGGAGGACAAAATTGGGTGCATGAGAAGAATCAACTCTGGTGGTTCCCAGGTGGTGGTACCCATTTCAAACATGGGGCGGCTGAGTATATTCAAAGGCAAACCTGTTCTTctaagctcttttttttttagacatgACTGGCCTTTGGGTTAGCATTTGACAATGTTTTGTTAATCAATTTATTGAAATAAGATTCATATTATCTTAGAACActaataaaatgattaatttcACTCTTTCCCATCATCTTATGCTTTTAGGGTAGCTGATGTTTGGCAGTGTTAAAACTGTAGTCATGCATTAATATCTCCCACACTACACCTcctatatgaattaaatattccacAAGTTAAACCCCAATTGTTAAGGGGGAGCATTTGTATACTGATGAGACAAGTGTTAGAAAACTAATTACTCATCCACTCCTTACCATTATTacctctatatatttttatgatttaaatgtttttatcaGGATTGATTTCTAGGGTTTGATTTATGCCTTATATTTTCTAACTTTGCAGATTCTTGTCTTAAAATACAGGTTAGGAAATATGATTACGAGTGAAAAAGGTGATCTGCATTCCGCAGGGGTAGTTCAAATTTTGGATGTTGGTTGTGGG
This window harbors:
- the LOC121265085 gene encoding nuclear intron maturase 3, mitochondrial, which codes for MLMHLRRINPLGFRPSICYSLKLFSTLLPNPSAVPETLPSTPDPTEPLTKPQLELLVLRQYSHGKFFNLVQNVVALPAVLLTACQNLTTPRPNNALNPPDSSSLLHSVSKRFDIADMGRELCENRFDVKACCVTMLPSRKEGESFVLPNLKLKVLIEAIRMVLEIVYDERFVTFSYGGRVGMGRHTAFRYLKKSVENPSWWFNVSFDREMFENRHVNRLCLFIEEKINDRILINIINTLFECEVVGIELGGCYLGRGFPQESGLSSIFINIYFNGFDKEIQDKRLRKNQENLKFDPNELVSTTGVFYKPVKIYVVRYLDEVLVITSGSKVLTMDLKNWVVNYLEGRLEFKVDRMKTAIHSAVSENINFLGMELQAVTPSVLHPPMTEKAIRARKKYLRQKEVRTLELKNARERNRKKLGLKIFQHVFKKLKQCDGFKFEFQIENEVQKIFRSWADEVVQDFLGSLEERWEWHRKLTAGDFLTLRHIRDQLPQELVDAYDKFQEQIYKHLSPAKARKELEKEERRVEEEEELKYANRTVEDLTRLCMKVDAPIELVRKAVKMAGFTNSMGRPRPIKLLIALEDTDIIKWYAGVGRRWLDFFCCCHNFKMVKTVVTYHLRFSCILTLAEKHESTKREAMKHYTKDLKVSDLDGNEEVYFPTEREVKMMGDKNLSDPKPVDGTLSLALIRLASDEPSCSCIAHFCDQMTTVFYRVRLLQNCLNVNPSDQEKWIPGMGAIHESLNRKCLPLCSDHVSDLYMGKITLQDIDCTSFVDED